One Mya arenaria isolate MELC-2E11 chromosome 5, ASM2691426v1 genomic window carries:
- the LOC128233812 gene encoding uncharacterized protein LOC128233812: MAGLFRRTLVKLSEHNLKGVPYEVPENWVKSTAGMTIKSTMHHYILLPLHFFTIFGGGCAALWCFKMWTYKDPEWRYMLPAEQCKNQQFPEQKWPETRPEI; this comes from the exons ATGGCCGGGTTATTTCGGAGAACGCTTGTCAAGCTGAGCGAACACAATTTAAAAGGTGTCCCTTATGAGGTTCCAGAAAATTGGGTGAAATCAACTGCAGGAATGACGATTAAGTCTACAATGCACCATTACATC CTTTTGCCTCTCCACTTCTTCACCATTTTTGGCGGAGGGTGTGCGGCTCTCTGGTGCTTTAAGATGTGGACCTACAAGGACCCTGA atggAGGTACATGCTACCCGCTGAACAATGCAAGAACCAACAG TTTCCTGAGCAGAAATGGCCAGAGACCAGACCGGAAATTTAA